In a single window of the Maniola jurtina chromosome 4, ilManJurt1.1, whole genome shotgun sequence genome:
- the LOC123864313 gene encoding putative nuclease HARBI1: MDRKKKEFKRVFNRLLPDIIKQLWDLLEDEDRRIWTRTWILRRTVLGATNSLFNGLQSEDPKEFKALLRMTVERFETLLENITPYIQRQDTILREAIPAKVKLQVTLSYLAAGISYRYLQAFYRVSRSAISVFIPEVLDAIVNYLELYVRIPDHNEWQEIEDGFRTRWNFPGCHGAIDGKHVLIDAPPNSGSEYFNYKGSNSIVLLAVVDHDYCFRYLNVGANGRNSDAGIFRQSSLRHSLENNLLPKGGFLVGDDAFALKTYLLKPYSGTNLTTTQKIFNYRLSRARRIVENGFGILASRFQIFQRRIPTDVDTTDKIIRASCALHNWLRKTSSSTYFRRGCVDEEDTDSGTITEGSWRRELINNLPNITDHNTNYAGRVARDLRNKYAEYFSGPGAVPWQNRMIN, from the exons ATGGatcgcaaaaaaaaagaatttaaacgGGTTTTCAACCGGCTGTTACCAGACATTATTAAACAATTGTGGGATTTATTAGAAGATGAAGACCGAAGAATTTGGACCAGAACATGGATTTTAAGGCGAACTGTCCTTGGAGCAACTAATAGCCTTTTTAATGGATTGCAGTCAGAAGATCCCAAAGAATTCAAGGCACTTTTGAGAATGACTGTAGAACGTTTTGAGACATTGCTGGAGAACATAACACCATATATACAAAGACAAGATACAATTTTGAGAGAAGCTATACCAGCAAAGGTTAAACTGCAAGTAACATTAAGTTATTTAGCAGCTGGGATAAGCTATCGATATTTGCAAGCATTTTATAGAGTGTCTCGATCTGCGATATCAGTGTTTATACCAGAAGTACTGGACGCCATcgtaaactatttagaattATATGTGAGG ATACCAGATCATAATGAATGGCAAGAAATTGAAGATGGTTTCAGAACTAGGTGGAATTTTCCTGGATGTCATGGTGCCATCGATGGCAAACATGTTTTGATTGATGCGCCTCCAAATTCTGGAAGTGAATATTTCAACTACAAAGGTTCGAACAGTATTGTTTTACTGGCTGTAGTTGACCATGATTATTGTTTTCGCTATTTAAATGTAGGAGCAAATGGCAGAAACTCTGATGCAGGAATTTTCAGACAAAGCTCACTACGTCACAGTctcgaaaataatttattaccaaAGGGAGGTTTTTTAGTGGGCGATGATGCTTTCGCATTAAAAACGTATTTACTTAAACCGTATAGTGGTACCAATCTTACAACGACGCAAAAAATTTTTAACTACCGCTTATCCAGAGCGCGCAGAATAGTTGAAAACGGATTTGGTATTCTGGCAAGCAGATTTCAAATTTTCCAAAGGCGTATACCAACTGATGTTGACACAACTGATAAAATCATACGAGCCTCATGCGCTCTTCATAATTGGCTACGAAAGACAAGTTCAAGTACATATTTTCGGCGAGGTTGTGTTGATGAAGAAGACACTGATTCAGGCACTATAACTGAGGGGTCTTGGAGACGAGAACTTATTAACAACTTGCCAAACATTACCGACCACAACACAAACTATGCAGGGAGGGTAGCAAGAGATTTACGTAACAAATATGCAGAATACTTCTCCGGCCCAGGCGCCGTTCCATGGCAAAATAGAATGATTAACTAA
- the LOC123864300 gene encoding E3 ubiquitin-protein ligase RNF168-like isoform X2, with protein sequence MAAKSKKRLSKIENKLLKLEKLNLSDVICSICQSILIEPVTLPCHHDFCQSCFNESIENNALCCPLCRLRIGSWLRTATKQKNLVNNQLWNFIKNKFPKEIDKKFKGEDVDVPSETPLPRLSAPGEIRSEYEAELKRLRAERLRLEQKQYQETELLIKRLQQEEQETHKKYLDSLKQDELLARQLQEESAKSSTEVSKRKTVKSSFSKAKLKPTTIDSYLSKSVAQATIIKNSPLLTDDNTSTDASTPITPSNKTINRVSPEILPSYGRLWKNFLDKKLKTGTSVWNKENGEKLKKKEGEQEMADKTVGSDEKTTVKTKNGVQSVLVSLPLPHTGLLHHKTSLPDRNIETGSVDSMRQELCYFKPIEGTTPTSFNTNKSLPLKVPGLRVEKEKVSSKNGITPTRAQYIDGLCQLRNLSLAQKLPSAFVVALNILRSKKEISKKISINTRSRVKKNAPSNLCVSNTLNSKRATINRNKQAELVDGIVKLNSEVSLRRTRSMGSISKDENEVTPKKKVKERKFYSDRKPYLRSDSKRMHTKTPSCSPPSFAESTNNNKLRIEKIIEQEKSDFELARKMEAEWNGRRLRRAPAKRQLTLNYALRPTKKLKV encoded by the exons ATGGCGGCCAAGTCAAAGAAGCGGCTgtctaaaattgaaaataagttgttaaaattagaaaaattgaATCTCAGCGATGTTATTTGTTCAATTTGTCAGTCAATTTTAATAGAACCTGTAACCCTGCCATGCCACCATGATTTTTGTCAAAGCTGCTTTAACGAAAGTATTGAAAATAACGCTTTGTGTTGTCCTTTATGCCGATTGCGAATAGGTTCTTGGCTACGAACAGCGACTAAACAAAAGAATTTAGTTAATAATCAGCTTTGGAATTTCATAAAGAATAAATTTCCCAAGGAAATCGATAAAAAATTCAAAGGTGAAGATGTGGACGTACCTTCAG AAACACCATTACCCAGATTAAGTGCACCAGGAGAGATAAGATCAGAATATGAAGCAGAGCTCAAAAGACTCCGAGCAGAACGCTTGCGGCTTGAACAAAAACAGTATCAGGAGACAGAGCTTCTTATAAA AAGACTCCAACAAGAGGAGCAGGAaactcacaaaaaatatttggatAGTCTAAAACAGGATGAACTATTGGCTCGGCAGTTGCAAGAAGAGAGTGCAAAGAGTAGCACTGAAGTTTCAAAGAGAAAGACTGTTAAAAGTTCCTTTAGTAAGGCCAAGTTAAAACCCACCACAATAGATAGTTATTTATCTAAAAGTGTAGCCCAAGCGACAAttataaaaaa TAGTCCACTGTTAACTGACGATAATACTAGCACAGATGCGTCAACTCCGATCACTCCATCAAATAAAACGATTAACCGAGTATCTCCAGAAATACTGCCAAGCTATGGCAGGCTTTGGAAGAATTTCTTAGATAAAAAATTGAAGACTGGAACTAGTGTTTGGAATAAAGAAAATGGTGAGAAACTGAAGAAGAAG GAGGGAGAACAAGAAATGGCTGATAAAACTGTTGGTAGTGATGAAAAAACTACAGTTAAGACAAAAAATGGTGTACAATCAGTCCTAGTCTCCTTACCACTGCCACATACGGGactattgcaccacaaaacaagTCTACCAGATAGGAATATTGAGACTGGTAGTGTAGATTCAATGCGACAAGAATTGTGCTACTTTAAGCCTATAGAAGGAACAACACCAACTAG tttcaaCACAAACAAGAGTCTCCCATTAAAAGTGCCAGGATTGAGGGTAGAAAAAGAAAAGGTTAGCTCAAAGAACGGAATCACACCAACTCGCGCTCAGTACATAGACGGCCTATGTCAACTGCGGAATTTGTCCCTGGCCCAGAAGCTACCTTCGGCGTTTGTTGTAGCACTCAATATTTTGAGATCTAAAAAG gaaatttctaaaaaaatatcaataaatacgAGGTCAAGAGTTAAAAAGAATGCACCAAGCAATCTATGTGTTTCGAATACATTGAATTCCAAACGTGCTACAATAAATAGGAACAAGCAAGCAGAACTTGTCGATGgaattgttaaattaaatagtGAGGTTTCACTGAGACGCACCAGGTCCATGGGAAGCATTTCAAAGGACGAAAATGAGGTCACACCAAAGAAAAAAGTGAAGGAGAGAAAATTTTACTCTGATAGAAAGCCATATTTGAGAAGTGATTCGAAAAGAATGCACACCAAAACGCCATCGTGTAGTCCGCCCTCGTTCGCCGAgagcactaataataataag CTTCGAATCGAGAAAATAATTGAACAGGAGAAGAGCGACTTCGAGTTGGCGCGAAAGATGGAGGCCGAGTGGAACGGGCGCAGGCTGCGGCGTGCGCCCGCCAAGCGACAGCTCACCCTCAACTACGCCCTGAGACCTACTAAGAAGCTTAAAGTGTAG
- the LOC123864300 gene encoding E3 ubiquitin-protein ligase RNF168-like isoform X1 has product MAAKSKKRLSKIENKLLKLEKLNLSDVICSICQSILIEPVTLPCHHDFCQSCFNESIENNALCCPLCRLRIGSWLRTATKQKNLVNNQLWNFIKNKFPKEIDKKFKGEDVDVPSETPLPRLSAPGEIRSEYEAELKRLRAERLRLEQKQYQETELLIKRLQQEEQETHKKYLDSLKQDELLARQLQEESAKSSTEVSKRKTVKSSFSKAKLKPTTIDSYLSKSVAQATIIKNSPLLTDDNTSTDASTPITPSNKTINRVSPEILPSYGRLWKNFLDKKLKTGTSVWNKENGEKLKKKEGEQEMADKTVGSDEKTTVKTKNGVQSVLVSLPLPHTGLLHHKTSLPDRNIETGSVDSMRQELCYFKPIEGTTPTSFNTNKSLPLKVPGLRVEKEKVSSKNGITPTRAQYIDGLCQLRNLSLAQKLPSAFVVALNILRSKKEISKKISINTRSRVKKNAPSNLCVSNTLNSKRATINRNKQAELVDGIVKLNSEVSLRRTRSMGSISKDENEVTPKKKVKERKFYSDRKPYLRSDSKRMHTKTPSCSPPSFAESTNNNKVSLAVKNLSSPLANCDVKNILREQLRIEKIIEQEKSDFELARKMEAEWNGRRLRRAPAKRQLTLNYALRPTKKLKV; this is encoded by the exons ATGGCGGCCAAGTCAAAGAAGCGGCTgtctaaaattgaaaataagttgttaaaattagaaaaattgaATCTCAGCGATGTTATTTGTTCAATTTGTCAGTCAATTTTAATAGAACCTGTAACCCTGCCATGCCACCATGATTTTTGTCAAAGCTGCTTTAACGAAAGTATTGAAAATAACGCTTTGTGTTGTCCTTTATGCCGATTGCGAATAGGTTCTTGGCTACGAACAGCGACTAAACAAAAGAATTTAGTTAATAATCAGCTTTGGAATTTCATAAAGAATAAATTTCCCAAGGAAATCGATAAAAAATTCAAAGGTGAAGATGTGGACGTACCTTCAG AAACACCATTACCCAGATTAAGTGCACCAGGAGAGATAAGATCAGAATATGAAGCAGAGCTCAAAAGACTCCGAGCAGAACGCTTGCGGCTTGAACAAAAACAGTATCAGGAGACAGAGCTTCTTATAAA AAGACTCCAACAAGAGGAGCAGGAaactcacaaaaaatatttggatAGTCTAAAACAGGATGAACTATTGGCTCGGCAGTTGCAAGAAGAGAGTGCAAAGAGTAGCACTGAAGTTTCAAAGAGAAAGACTGTTAAAAGTTCCTTTAGTAAGGCCAAGTTAAAACCCACCACAATAGATAGTTATTTATCTAAAAGTGTAGCCCAAGCGACAAttataaaaaa TAGTCCACTGTTAACTGACGATAATACTAGCACAGATGCGTCAACTCCGATCACTCCATCAAATAAAACGATTAACCGAGTATCTCCAGAAATACTGCCAAGCTATGGCAGGCTTTGGAAGAATTTCTTAGATAAAAAATTGAAGACTGGAACTAGTGTTTGGAATAAAGAAAATGGTGAGAAACTGAAGAAGAAG GAGGGAGAACAAGAAATGGCTGATAAAACTGTTGGTAGTGATGAAAAAACTACAGTTAAGACAAAAAATGGTGTACAATCAGTCCTAGTCTCCTTACCACTGCCACATACGGGactattgcaccacaaaacaagTCTACCAGATAGGAATATTGAGACTGGTAGTGTAGATTCAATGCGACAAGAATTGTGCTACTTTAAGCCTATAGAAGGAACAACACCAACTAG tttcaaCACAAACAAGAGTCTCCCATTAAAAGTGCCAGGATTGAGGGTAGAAAAAGAAAAGGTTAGCTCAAAGAACGGAATCACACCAACTCGCGCTCAGTACATAGACGGCCTATGTCAACTGCGGAATTTGTCCCTGGCCCAGAAGCTACCTTCGGCGTTTGTTGTAGCACTCAATATTTTGAGATCTAAAAAG gaaatttctaaaaaaatatcaataaatacgAGGTCAAGAGTTAAAAAGAATGCACCAAGCAATCTATGTGTTTCGAATACATTGAATTCCAAACGTGCTACAATAAATAGGAACAAGCAAGCAGAACTTGTCGATGgaattgttaaattaaatagtGAGGTTTCACTGAGACGCACCAGGTCCATGGGAAGCATTTCAAAGGACGAAAATGAGGTCACACCAAAGAAAAAAGTGAAGGAGAGAAAATTTTACTCTGATAGAAAGCCATATTTGAGAAGTGATTCGAAAAGAATGCACACCAAAACGCCATCGTGTAGTCCGCCCTCGTTCGCCGAgagcactaataataataaggttAGTTTAGCTGTTAAAAATTTATCTAGTCCATTGGCAAATTGTGATGTTAAAAACATTTTACGGGAGCAGCTTCGAATCGAGAAAATAATTGAACAGGAGAAGAGCGACTTCGAGTTGGCGCGAAAGATGGAGGCCGAGTGGAACGGGCGCAGGCTGCGGCGTGCGCCCGCCAAGCGACAGCTCACCCTCAACTACGCCCTGAGACCTACTAAGAAGCTTAAAGTGTAG
- the LOC123864310 gene encoding TAR DNA-binding protein 43-like: MNNKNNYHEDLFEYIKVSEDEEDSNAVEIPCELDGTLLLSTLVAQFPGACGLKYRHRETKTIRGIRLSDGKLHPPSEAGWGKLLYICVFPKENKRKMEDVSPENSAAKTKRLEKKLTCSDLICLGLPWKSTEESIKQYFEQFGEVVMVQLKRDKNGSFKGFGFIRFATYASQMRALAQRHNIDGRWVDVRIPNSKEGVVPQMPCKVFVGRCTEDMTAEDLRKYFSSFGEVTDVFVPRPFRAFGFVTFLDPEVAQSLCGEDHVIKGASVSVSSAAPKIKSKSNQIWKDESYGSNNWDGNRPGPSSGSNGNGNSNNIDTLNMQNLGINPNGGPPAINLPISLVAAALNQAGWGGFLGGPGNTGPNNWQGGPPQGSSGKNWNSSQSWGQNGPPPAWNQGNNPNWNGGKNGNWNQGNWPSGQGWGGNGGGGSAGSGGPWNNNSQK, encoded by the coding sequence ATgaacaacaaaaataattatcatgaaGACCTTTTTGAATACATCAAAGTTAGTGAAGACGAAGAAGATTCTAATGCTGTAGAGATTCCTTGTGAACTAGATGGGACTCTGTTGCTGTCGACGTTGGTAGCTCAGTTTCCTGGGGCGTGTGGATTGAAATATAGACATCGCGAAACCAAGACGATTCGCGGTATTCGTCTtagcgatggcaagttgcatccGCCCAGCGAAGCGGGATGGGGCAAACTTTTGTATATTTGCGTGTTCCCAAAAGAAAATAAGCGTAAGATGGAAGATGTGTCACCTGAAAATTCAGCAGCAAAAACAAAGCGCTTGGAGAAGAAGCTCACTTGCTCAGACTTAATATGTCTGGGCCTGCCTTGGAAGTCAACTGAAGAAtctataaaacaatattttgagcAATTCGGTGAAGTCGTAATGgttcaattaaaacgagacaaaaaCGGTTCCTTTAAAGGCTTCGGTTTTATACGGTTTGCTACTTACGCCTCACAGATGAGAGCCTTAGCTCAAAGACACAATATAGATGGTCGTTGGGTTGATGTTCGGATACCTAACTCAAAAGAAGGAGTTGTCCCTCAGATGCCTTGCAAAGTATTTGTTGGCAGGTGTACTGAAGATATGACAGCAGAGGATCTTCGGAAATATTTCTCAAGCTTTGGTGAAGTGACAGATGTATTTGTTCCACGTCCATTTAGAGCTTTTGGCTTCGTGACTTTCCTGGACCCAGAGGTGGCGCAGAGTCTTTGTGGTGAAGACCATGTTATCAAAGGCGCATCAGTTTCTGTATCTAGTGCTGCACCAAAAATCAAAAGCAAGTCCAATCAGATTTGGAAGGATGAATCTTATGGTTCCAACAATTGGGATGGTAATAGGCCTGGACCCTCTAGTGGGTCGAATGGCAATGGAAACAGTAACAACATTGATACATTAAACATGCAGAACTTAGGAATAAATCCTAATGGTGGTCCACCCGCCATTAATTTACCAATAAGTCTTGTTGCTGCAGCTCTCAATCAAGCTGGCTGGGGTGGGTTTTTGGGAGGGCCAGGTAATACAGGTCCAAATAACTGGCAAGGTGGTCCTCCTCAAGGCAGCTCAGGTAAAAATTGGAACAGTAGTCAAAGTTGGGGACAAAATGGACCACCTCCAGCTTGGAATCAGGGTAACAATCCTAATTGGAATGGTGGGAAAAATGGTAATTGGAATCAAGGGAATTGGCCGAGTGGACAGGGGTGGGGAGGTAATGGCGGAGGTGGATCTGCAGGCTCAGGGGGTCCGTGGAACAACAATTCCCAAAAATGA
- the LOC123864295 gene encoding glutamine--fructose-6-phosphate aminotransferase [isomerizing] 1-like, with translation MCGIFAYINHLTPKTRREILELLVNGLKRLEYRGYDSAGVAIDAADQKDIAVVKKQGKVVALEELLQEQSVDLAVEESVDSHCGIAHTRWATHGEPSAINSHPQRSGEDNSFVVIHNGIITNYKEVKTFLENKGYIFESQTDTEAIAKLVHHIYGQHKDYSFQELVEQVIQQLEGAFALCFKSRYFPNECVATRRGSPLLVGIKTKRRLSSDHVPIMYTNNKATRGVVPSVPRVNSHAHFEPEEERDVEYFFASDASAVIEHTNRVLYFEDDDVAHIKDGVLSIHRLSGSSTDPHQREIFTLKLELQQIMKGNYDYFMQKEIFEQSESIVNTMRGRLNFADGTVTLGGIKDYIPEIKRCRRLMLIGCGTSYHSAVATRQLLEELTELPVMVELASDFLDRNTPVFRDDVCFFISQSGETADTLMALRYCKRHGALIVGITNTVGSSICRESHCGVHINAGPEIGVASTKAYTSQFVSLVMFALVISEDRISLQKRRADIIEGLHELDVKIRQVLALDDKVKALAEDLYQQRSLLIMGRGYNFATCLEGALKVKELTYMHSEGIMAGELKHGPLALIDDSMPVMMIVMRDPVYIKCMNALQQVTARQGRPIVVCEEGDTETTALASRVLEVPKTVDCLQGVLTVIPMQLLAYHIAVLRGCNVDCPRNLAKSVTVE, from the coding sequence ATGTGTGGAATTTTTGCATATATTAATCACCTGACGCCTAAGACCCGGCGAGAAATCTTAGAATTACTTGTGAATGGATTAAAGCGCTTAGAATACCGTGGATATGACTCTGCGGGCGTCGCTATCGATGCCGCCGATCAAAAGGATATCGCTGTTGTGAAAAAACAGGGCAAAGTTGTCGCACTCGAAGAGCTCCTACAGGAACAAAGTGTTGATCTAGCTGTTGAAGAATCTGTGGATTCACATTGCGGTATTGCTCATACCCGCTGGGCAACTCACGGTGAGCCCAGCGCCATCAACTCGCATCCGCAGCGCTCCGGCGAAGACAACTCGTTTGTTGTCATACACAATGGAATTATCACTAATTATAAGGAAGTTAAGACTTTCCTTGAGAACAAGGGCTATATCTTTGAATCCCAAACTGATACAGAGGCTATCGCTAAGTTGGTTCACCATATCTATGGACAGCACAAGGATTACAGCTTCCAGGAACTTGTCGAGCAGGTAATTCAACAACTAGAAGGAGCGTTCGCTCTGTGTTTCAAGTCTCGTTATTTCCCTAATGAATGTGTGGCCACAAGACGTGGTAGCCCCCTGCTTGTGGGCATCAAAACAAAACGGCGTTTGTCAAGCGACCATGTACCTATCATGTACACCAACAACAAGGCTACCAGAGGAGTTGTGCCCTCTGTGCCACGTGTTAACAGCCATGCCCACTTTGAGCCAGAAGAGGAAAGAGATGTCGAATACTTCTTTGCATCGGATGCCTCTGCTGTTATTGAACACACCAACAGAGTGCTTTATTTCGAAGATGATGATGTAGCCCACATCAAAGATGGAGTTCTCAGTATCCATCGTCTGTCAGGCAGCAGCACCGATCCTCACCAGAGAGAGATTTTCACTCTGAAACTGGAATTACAGCAGATAATGAAAGGCAACTATGACTACTTTATGCAAAAAGAAATTTTTGAGCAATCTGAGTCTATTGTAAACACTATGAGAGGTCGTCTTAACTTCGCTGATGGCACCGTGACACTCGGCGGTATCAAAGATTACATTCCAGAAATTAAGCGTTGCAGAAGATTGATGCTGATCGGTTGTGGTACGAGTTACCATAGTGCTGTTGCCACACGCCAGCTGCTCGAGGAGTTAACTGAACTGCCTGTGATGGTGGAATTGGCCTCAGATTTCCTAGACAGAAACACACCTGTGTTTCGTGACGATGTATGCTTCTTTATCTCTCAATCGGGAGAGACTGCCGATACTCTAATGGCCCTTCGTTATTGCAAACGCCACGGTGCCTTGATCGTTGGTATCACTAACACAGTCGGTAGTTCCATCTGTCGTGAATCACACTGCGGTGTGCACATTAACGCTGGCCCCGAAATCGGCGTGGCCTCCACAAAAGCATACACCTCGCAGTTTGTGTCTCTCGTTATGTTCGCACTGGTGATCAGTGAAGATCGTATTTCCTTACAGAAGCGTAGAGCCGATATTATCGAAGGGCTTCATGAATTGGATGTTAAAATTCGTCAAGTGTTGGCGTTAGACGACAAAGTAAAAGCGTTGGCTGAAGATCTTTATCAACAGCGCTCCTTGTTGATAATGGGACGTGGATACAACTTTGCTACATGTTTAGAAGGGGCTCTAAAAGTAAAGGAATTGACATATATGCACAGTGAAGGCATTATGGCGGGAGAGTTGAAGCATGGGCCGCTCGCCCTCATCGATGACTCCATGCCAGTAATGATGATCGTGATGCGTGACCCTGTTTATATAAAATGCATGAATGCGCTTCAGCAGGTGACTGCCCGCCAAGGCCGGCCGATTGTTGTCTGCGAGGAAGGAGACACGGAAACTACGGCCCTCGCATCTCGCGTCTTGGAAGTTCCAAAAACTGTGGATTGTTTACAGGGTGTCCTCACGGTTATCCCCATGCAGCTATTAGCATATCACATCGCCGTTCTGCGCGGTTGCAATGTCGATTGCCCAAGAAATCTCGCTAAATCTGTTACTGTTGAATAA